In a genomic window of Candidatus Binatia bacterium:
- a CDS encoding glutathione S-transferase gives MLTLHFAPNSRASRIYWLLKELDLPFELNRMDFHPKDLKSDEHRARHPLGRVPVLDDDEVQIYESGAIVEYILARHAPGKLKPAVDQPEFPHYLQWFHYCEGMVMPPMNT, from the coding sequence TTGCTGACACTTCATTTCGCACCGAACTCGCGCGCGAGCCGCATCTACTGGCTGCTGAAGGAGCTGGACCTTCCGTTCGAGCTGAACCGGATGGACTTCCACCCGAAGGACCTGAAGTCCGACGAGCACCGGGCGCGTCACCCGCTGGGCCGCGTACCCGTGCTCGATGACGACGAAGTGCAGATCTACGAGTCCGGCGCCATCGTCGAGTACATCCTGGCCCGCCACGCGCCCGGGAAGCTCAAGCCCGCCGTGGATCAGCCCGAGTTCCCGCACTACCTGCAGTGGTTCCACTACTGCGAGGGGATGGTGATGCCGCCGATGAACACGAT